CAAAGCGCGGGTTTTTGCCCGCGTCCGCATTTTTGTCCCGACGTGCCCGCGCGTCGCCTCTGGTTTTGCACGCGCCCGTCTTGAACCGCGCGGGCGGCGGTTTGCGGGGGTTCGGCAAGCCGTAAAAATGAGGCAAGGGGGGGGCGTCGGCTTTCCCGCTTTGCCCAATCACAAAAAAACCGACCGCTTGTTGCGTTCGGCATGAAAAAGGCGTGGATCGGAATCGAACCGATGATGAAGCTTTTGCAGAGCCTTGCCTTACCACTTGGCTACCACGCCGAATAAATTAAAGTTTTGCATTTAAGCGCACGCGCGCGCCCAATGCAAGCCTTTTTTTATTTGAGTGGGATTTTCAGCAGGATTTTTTTCACCGCGTGCTGTTTGCCTGTGTGCAGGCTTGGCTTGTGGGCGTCGTCGGGGAAAAACACCGCAAATTCGCCCGCCTTCAAGACCGACGCCTCCGCCGATTCCGACTTCTCGAAATCCGCGCTGTCGTAAAATTCAACGTCCTTTTCGGCGTTGTAGGGCTCGGTGATTTTGAAGATTTTTTTGTCGGCGAAAAAGAATTTTTCCTCGCCCTCGGCGACGTACTGAATGTCGATGTATTTTTCGTGCGCCTCCATGCGCTTTTCCGCCGCCGCGCGGGTTGTGTACGACTGCACCATGCGCTTTATGCCGTCGAATTCCGTCGCGCCGTCGGGTTGGTCGGCGGGCGTGTCGAGAATGATTTTGAAGGCTCTTTTGAATTCGGGGTGGGCGTTTTCGTAGAGCGACAGATTGCGGATATTGTCTTTTATCATGTTATTTTTTGCAGATTAAAAATCTTTCGCGCTTTGAGAGGTCGGGGAGGGCGCGGGCTTCCGAAAAGCCGAATTTTTCGACGGCCTCCCGCGCGAGGATTTGCGGCTGCCCAAGCCCGCATTCGCACGCGATGAATCCGCCGTCGAGCAGGTGCTCCCGCGCTTCGGATAGGATTTTCCTCAGGTCGCGTAGTCCGCCGTCGGGCGACGACAGCGCGGAGGGGGGGTCGTAGTTCCGCACTTCGGGCTGGGCTTCGCGCACTTCGGATTCGTCGAGGTAGGGCGGGTTCGCCAAAATCAGATTGTATGATTTTTTGATGTTTTCGAACCAGTCCGATTTTACGATGTTTATTTTTAGTTTGAGCGATTCCGCGTTTTCGGCCGCGAGCGAAATTGCGGCGTCGGAAATTTCCGCCGCGTCGACCGACGCGTTCGGACACGCAGACGCCATCGCCAGCGCGATTGCGCCCGACCCCGTGCCGAGGTCGAGAATTTCGGGCTTAGCGGAGGCGTCGGGGAGGAGTTTTTCGACCGCGATTTCGCAGAGCGTTTCGGTTTCGTGGCGCGGCACAAGGGCGCGGGCGTCGCATTTAAGCGTCAGCCCGAAGAAGTCTACCGAGCCTATTATGTGTTGCAGCGGCTCGCGCCTTGCGCGGCGTTTCGCCATTTCGCGGAAGGGCGCAAGCTTGGCTTCGGGGAGCGGCTCTTCGAAGCGCAGAAACAGTTC
The Opitutia bacterium KCR 482 genome window above contains:
- a CDS encoding YhcH/YjgK/YiaL family protein, whose protein sequence is MIKDNIRNLSLYENAHPEFKRAFKIILDTPADQPDGATEFDGIKRMVQSYTTRAAAEKRMEAHEKYIDIQYVAEGEEKFFFADKKIFKITEPYNAEKDVEFYDSADFEKSESAEASVLKAGEFAVFFPDDAHKPSLHTGKQHAVKKILLKIPLK
- the prmC gene encoding peptide chain release factor N(5)-glutamine methyltransferase, giving the protein MQSVLEILQKCAGYFAAKGIETPKLDAELLLAHALGCKRLELFLRFEEPLPEAKLAPFREMAKRRARREPLQHIIGSVDFFGLTLKCDARALVPRHETETLCEIAVEKLLPDASAKPEILDLGTGSGAIALAMASACPNASVDAAEISDAAISLAAENAESLKLKINIVKSDWFENIKKSYNLILANPPYLDESEVREAQPEVRNYDPPSALSSPDGGLRDLRKILSEAREHLLDGGFIACECGLGQPQILAREAVEKFGFSEARALPDLSKRERFLICKK